One genomic region from Halococcus qingdaonensis encodes:
- a CDS encoding OB-fold nucleic acid binding domain-containing protein: protein MGSCIICGTSTDGYICESHEEDVVFEFEGSHANQLTPGRFYRGSVDGFAEFGVFIDIGDSVTGLLHRSELDSRLESLDWDSGDTVYVQVTDVHDNGNVDLTWSIRQADREFRGSLVDTPEGDELPDDAEAPDPNERAVAGRPATDADESAVTTDEPQTDESSATVDIDGASESETDTSTERATGTSAASTADDGGATLAEPDEERERVAIDELESRVGDEVRVEGTVASVRQTGGPTVFTLHDESGTVDCAAFEEAGVRAYPDVEQGAVVAIEGRVERHREEIQVEASGLAVLDDEEREAVEDRMEEALAEQAQPEAVAPLAEDEAVDDRLDEIRDLAGLIRRAVLDSRPVIVRHDASADGYVAASAIERATLPLVRDEHAQRDAEYHYFDRRPLGEGVYDMNSATRDVTKMLDANERHDEKFPLFVFCGVGGTGASKDGLELLSVYDADRAVVSDGATNGETAEAFVDTAGTTATAIAATVAVHVDPDVRDDLEHLPAVSFWEETPAAYADLASEMEYDADRTRDLRQSVALVANYQAYEDKRELVADLLFDGRESLATRLATQFREKLDTALDTARAHLEQHEVDGTVVSVLDTDAFTHRYDFPPTGLLCDELHRRTRDDAPVLLGIGEDELLVRHVDALDLDAVATDVADGAPDADVSVGAAGDDRLTFLVGEREAVREAAIEAVAERS from the coding sequence ATGGGTAGCTGTATCATCTGCGGCACCTCCACGGATGGCTACATCTGCGAGAGTCACGAGGAGGACGTCGTTTTCGAATTCGAGGGATCGCACGCGAACCAACTCACGCCCGGGCGTTTCTACCGTGGCTCGGTGGACGGCTTCGCCGAGTTTGGCGTGTTCATCGACATCGGCGACAGCGTCACCGGTCTGCTCCACCGCAGCGAGCTCGACAGCCGTCTGGAGAGCCTCGACTGGGACTCGGGCGACACGGTCTACGTCCAGGTCACGGACGTCCATGACAACGGCAACGTCGATCTCACGTGGTCGATCCGTCAGGCCGACCGCGAGTTCCGCGGCAGCCTCGTCGACACGCCCGAGGGTGACGAACTCCCGGACGACGCGGAGGCCCCAGACCCAAATGAGCGCGCGGTCGCCGGACGTCCGGCGACCGACGCCGACGAGAGCGCAGTGACGACCGACGAGCCACAGACGGACGAGAGCTCGGCGACGGTCGACATCGACGGTGCGAGCGAGTCGGAAACCGACACGAGCACCGAGAGAGCAACCGGGACGAGCGCCGCATCGACGGCCGACGACGGTGGCGCGACGCTCGCCGAACCCGACGAGGAGCGCGAGCGCGTCGCCATCGACGAACTGGAATCGCGCGTCGGCGACGAGGTGCGCGTCGAGGGTACGGTCGCCTCGGTGCGCCAGACCGGCGGCCCGACCGTCTTCACGCTTCACGACGAGAGCGGCACGGTCGACTGCGCGGCCTTCGAGGAGGCCGGCGTCCGCGCGTACCCCGACGTCGAACAGGGTGCGGTCGTCGCCATCGAAGGGCGCGTCGAGCGCCATCGCGAGGAGATCCAGGTCGAGGCGTCCGGGCTCGCCGTGCTGGACGACGAGGAGCGCGAGGCCGTCGAGGACCGGATGGAGGAGGCACTCGCCGAGCAGGCCCAGCCCGAGGCGGTCGCACCGCTCGCTGAGGATGAAGCGGTCGACGATCGCCTCGACGAGATCCGCGATCTCGCGGGGCTGATCCGGCGCGCCGTGCTGGATTCACGACCCGTCATCGTCCGTCACGACGCCAGTGCCGACGGCTACGTCGCCGCCAGCGCCATCGAGCGGGCGACGCTGCCCCTCGTGCGCGACGAGCACGCCCAGCGCGACGCCGAGTACCACTACTTCGACCGCCGACCGCTCGGCGAGGGCGTCTACGACATGAACTCGGCGACCCGCGACGTGACGAAGATGCTCGACGCCAACGAGCGCCACGACGAGAAGTTCCCGCTGTTCGTCTTCTGTGGCGTCGGCGGGACCGGGGCCTCGAAGGACGGGCTGGAACTGCTCTCGGTGTACGACGCCGATCGAGCCGTCGTTTCCGACGGGGCCACCAACGGCGAGACGGCCGAGGCGTTCGTCGACACTGCGGGGACGACCGCGACCGCGATCGCGGCGACAGTCGCCGTCCACGTCGATCCCGACGTGCGCGACGATCTCGAACACCTACCGGCGGTGAGTTTCTGGGAGGAGACGCCCGCGGCGTACGCCGATCTCGCCAGCGAGATGGAGTACGACGCCGACCGGACACGCGATCTCCGGCAGTCGGTCGCGCTCGTCGCGAACTACCAGGCCTACGAGGACAAGCGCGAACTCGTCGCCGACCTGCTGTTCGACGGGCGTGAGTCGCTCGCGACGCGGCTGGCGACCCAGTTCCGCGAGAAGCTCGACACGGCGCTCGATACCGCACGGGCGCATCTCGAACAGCACGAGGTCGACGGAACAGTTGTAAGCGTGCTCGATACGGACGCGTTCACCCACCGCTACGACTTCCCGCCGACGGGACTGCTCTGTGACGAACTCCACCGCCGAACCCGCGACGACGCACCGGTGCTGCTGGGGATCGGCGAGGACGAACTGCTCGTCCGGCACGTCGACGCCCTCGATCTCGACGCCGTCGCCACGGACGTCGCCGACGGCGCGCCCGACGCGGACGTGTCGGTCGGCGCGGCCGGCGACGACAGGCTGACCTTCCTGGTCGGCGAGCGCGAGGCCGTCCGCGAGGCGGCGATCGAAGCGGTCGCCGAACGGTCGTAG
- a CDS encoding NAD(P)/FAD-dependent oxidoreductase: MNVAIVGAGVAGAGAAYALNDTADVTVFEKASSIGGRTATRRRHGCRYDYGANYCKDEGSADDLLPELDASGLVDIDTPVWTFDGANEISEGHDSDERKWTYRDGIEQLPHRLFERTDATIETDTRIGGIERTNGWRLENVAGDDCGEFDALVCTPPAPQTAELLASAGWEDELREQLVGTMNAVPYRTTVTAVLHYPFALDRPYYALVNTDGEHEIGWLSREECKPGHVPEGESLLIVQLAPGWSAERYSEPTDEIAATAADSVAELFDDERLAAPDWVDSKGWRLAQPDDGVDTELLARAEADGLFFAGDWVAGEGRIHLALDSGLDAGDRIRERA; this comes from the coding sequence ATGAACGTCGCCATCGTCGGTGCCGGCGTCGCCGGCGCGGGAGCGGCGTACGCGCTCAACGACACGGCGGACGTGACGGTTTTCGAGAAGGCGTCGTCGATCGGCGGCCGGACCGCGACCCGGCGACGGCACGGCTGTCGGTACGATTACGGCGCGAACTACTGCAAGGACGAAGGAAGCGCCGACGATCTCCTTCCGGAACTCGACGCGTCGGGATTGGTCGATATCGACACGCCGGTCTGGACGTTCGACGGCGCGAACGAGATCAGTGAGGGCCACGACAGCGACGAGCGAAAGTGGACCTACCGCGACGGCATCGAGCAGCTGCCCCACCGGCTGTTCGAGCGCACCGACGCGACGATCGAGACGGACACCCGCATCGGCGGGATCGAACGGACGAACGGCTGGCGGCTCGAAAACGTGGCCGGTGACGACTGTGGCGAGTTCGACGCACTGGTGTGTACGCCGCCCGCCCCGCAGACGGCGGAGCTGCTGGCGAGTGCGGGATGGGAGGACGAGCTCCGTGAGCAACTCGTCGGAACGATGAATGCGGTGCCGTACCGGACGACCGTCACCGCCGTGTTGCACTACCCGTTCGCGCTCGATCGGCCGTACTACGCGCTCGTGAACACCGACGGTGAGCACGAGATCGGCTGGCTCTCGCGCGAGGAGTGCAAGCCGGGCCACGTGCCAGAGGGTGAGTCGCTTCTGATCGTCCAGCTGGCACCCGGCTGGTCGGCCGAGCGTTACAGCGAACCCACCGACGAGATCGCGGCCACAGCGGCCGACTCGGTCGCGGAACTGTTCGACGACGAGCGCCTCGCCGCCCCGGACTGGGTCGACAGCAAGGGCTGGCGGCTCGCTCAGCCCGACGACGGCGTCGATACGGAGCTGCTCGCCCGCGCCGAGGCGGACGGGCTCTTCTTCGCCGGCGATTGGGTCGCGGGCGAGGGGCGGATCCATCTCGCGCTCGACAGCGGCCTCGATGCCGGCGATCGCATCCGAGAGCGCGCGTAA
- the rqcH gene encoding ribosome rescue protein RqcH has protein sequence MDPKRELTSVDLAALVTELGTYAGAKLDKAYLYGDDLLRLKLRDFDRGRVELLIEVGETKRAHVVSPEHVPDAPGRPPGFAKMLRNRLSGADFAGVSQFGFDRVLTFEFERGDRNTKVVAELFGEGNVAVLDATGEVVDCLNTVRLQSRTVAPGAQYEFPSARFDPLAVDYDGFAARMDESNTDLVRTLATQLNFGGLYGEELCTRADVEKELAIEEADETDFEALYDALTGLSEQLSSGDFAPRIYRDDGEPVDVTPFPLDERAELDSEEFDSFTAALDAYFVELDTTEDEESGGRERPDFEEQIERQQRIIDQQEGAIEEFEEQADRERETAESLYANYELVDEILITVRNAREEGIGWEAIEERFAEGEERGIAAAEAVTGIEPSEGTVTVEIDDRDVELDPEEGVEQNADRLYREAKRVVEKKEGAEEAVAETREELEAIERQRDEWEAGDVDNEPDEESEDIDWLSRRSIPVRTDEQWYERFRWFHTSDGYLVIGGRNADQNEDLVKKYLDRGDRFFHTQVQGGPVTILKATGPSEPTREIDLPDRSLEEAARFAVSYSTVWKNGRFAGDAYMAEPDQVSKTPESGEYLEKGGFAIRGDRTYFRDTAVGVAVGITCEPETRVIGGPPSAIADRTETAIEVEPGQYAQNDAAKRLYREFRERFEDTSFVRKVASPDLIAEFLPPGGSRIVD, from the coding sequence ATGGATCCGAAGCGCGAGCTCACCAGCGTCGACCTCGCGGCCCTCGTCACCGAGCTCGGGACGTACGCCGGCGCGAAGCTCGACAAGGCCTATCTCTACGGCGACGATCTGCTGCGCCTCAAGCTCAGGGACTTCGATCGTGGCCGGGTCGAACTGCTGATCGAGGTCGGCGAGACCAAGCGCGCACACGTCGTCTCGCCCGAGCACGTCCCCGACGCGCCGGGTCGTCCGCCCGGGTTCGCGAAGATGCTCAGAAACCGGCTCTCGGGCGCGGATTTCGCCGGCGTCTCGCAGTTCGGCTTCGATCGTGTGCTCACCTTCGAGTTCGAGCGTGGGGATCGAAACACGAAGGTCGTCGCCGAGCTGTTCGGCGAGGGAAACGTCGCCGTTCTCGACGCGACCGGCGAGGTGGTCGACTGTCTCAACACCGTCCGCCTCCAGTCCCGGACCGTGGCCCCAGGCGCACAGTACGAGTTCCCCTCGGCACGTTTCGACCCGCTCGCGGTCGACTACGACGGCTTTGCCGCCCGAATGGATGAGTCGAACACCGATCTCGTGCGCACGCTCGCTACCCAGCTCAACTTCGGCGGGCTCTACGGCGAGGAGCTCTGTACCCGCGCGGACGTCGAGAAGGAGCTGGCCATCGAAGAGGCCGATGAAACCGATTTCGAGGCGCTCTACGACGCACTCACTGGACTGTCGGAACAGCTGTCGAGCGGTGATTTCGCTCCCCGTATCTACCGCGACGACGGCGAACCGGTCGACGTCACGCCCTTTCCGCTCGACGAGCGCGCCGAGTTGGATAGCGAGGAGTTCGACTCGTTCACGGCGGCGCTCGACGCGTACTTCGTCGAGCTCGACACCACGGAGGACGAGGAGAGCGGCGGGCGCGAGCGCCCCGATTTCGAGGAGCAGATCGAGCGCCAGCAGCGCATCATCGACCAGCAGGAGGGTGCCATCGAGGAGTTCGAGGAGCAGGCCGACCGCGAGCGCGAAACGGCCGAATCGCTCTACGCGAACTACGAGCTCGTCGACGAGATCCTCATCACGGTCAGGAACGCGCGCGAGGAAGGCATCGGCTGGGAGGCCATCGAGGAGCGGTTCGCCGAGGGCGAGGAGCGCGGGATCGCGGCCGCCGAGGCCGTGACGGGCATCGAGCCGAGCGAGGGCACCGTCACCGTCGAAATCGACGACCGTGACGTGGAGCTCGACCCAGAGGAGGGCGTCGAACAGAACGCCGATCGGCTCTACCGCGAGGCAAAGCGCGTCGTCGAGAAGAAGGAGGGTGCCGAGGAGGCTGTCGCCGAGACGCGCGAAGAGCTCGAAGCGATCGAGCGCCAGCGTGACGAGTGGGAGGCCGGCGACGTCGATAACGAGCCCGACGAGGAGAGCGAAGACATCGACTGGCTCTCTCGAAGATCGATTCCCGTCCGCACGGACGAGCAGTGGTACGAACGGTTCCGCTGGTTCCACACGAGCGACGGCTATCTGGTGATCGGCGGGCGCAACGCCGATCAGAACGAGGATCTGGTGAAGAAATACCTCGATCGCGGCGATCGCTTCTTCCACACGCAGGTCCAAGGCGGGCCGGTGACGATCCTGAAGGCCACCGGTCCGAGCGAGCCGACCCGCGAGATCGACCTGCCCGACCGAAGCCTGGAGGAGGCCGCCCGGTTCGCCGTTTCGTACTCGACGGTCTGGAAGAACGGGCGCTTCGCCGGCGACGCCTACATGGCCGAGCCGGACCAGGTCTCGAAGACGCCCGAGAGCGGCGAGTATCTCGAAAAGGGTGGGTTCGCCATCCGCGGCGACCGTACCTACTTCCGGGACACCGCCGTCGGCGTCGCGGTCGGCATCACCTGCGAGCCCGAGACGCGCGTGATCGGCGGACCGCCATCGGCCATCGCCGATCGGACGGAGACCGCGATCGAAGTCGAGCCGGGCCAGTACGCACAGAACGACGCCGCGAAACGACTGTACCGGGAGTTCCGCGAGCGATTCGAGGACACCTCGTTCGTTCGCAAGGTCGCCAGCCCGGACCTGATCGCGGAGTTCCTGCCACCGGGCGGGAGCCGGATCGTCGACTGA
- a CDS encoding tRNA uridine(34) 5-carboxymethylaminomethyl modification radical SAM/GNAT enzyme Elp3, whose product MSTEIPPTETEAFERTCETLIERILDGEIERGKVEAAKLEACSTHSAPKVPKNSEIMDHAPEGRREELEKVLQRKPVRTASGVSPVAIMTSPHMCPHGKCLYCPGGPGSEFSSSQSYTGHEPAAARGVQNDYDPYGQVTLRLNQLREIGHPVDKVELIVMGGTMTARSHDYQEWFVKRALQALNEFDPDAEPTPSESESFAQEPDEYDFRYLEDVIADNETARVRNIGTTFETKPDWCDPEQIDRMLDLGGTKVEVGVQTTYDEINRAMHRGHGTQASVNANRRLRDAGFKVGFHMMPGQPGMTREMCIEDFRRLFEESEWRPDYLKIYPMLVVRGTATYDMWRNEEFEPLDNETAAELVAEIKSMIPKYVRLQRVQRDIPADFIDAGVWKSNLRQLARQRMDEHGWDCDCIRCREVGMNEEPPENVERDVLTYESGGGTEQFISYEDPDRDLLVGFCRLRFLNDPVRRELENAAIVRELHVYGPMVQVGDESADWQHRGYGGKLLDHAERMAADAGFDKLSVISGIGAREYYRNRGYHQDGPYVSKRL is encoded by the coding sequence ATGAGTACCGAGATTCCGCCGACCGAGACGGAGGCATTCGAGCGGACCTGCGAGACGCTTATCGAGCGGATTCTCGACGGCGAGATCGAACGCGGCAAAGTCGAGGCGGCGAAACTCGAGGCCTGTTCGACCCATTCCGCGCCGAAAGTCCCGAAGAACTCCGAGATCATGGATCACGCGCCGGAGGGCCGCCGCGAGGAGCTGGAGAAAGTGCTGCAGCGAAAGCCCGTCAGAACGGCCTCGGGCGTCTCGCCGGTGGCGATCATGACCAGCCCGCACATGTGCCCGCACGGGAAGTGTCTCTACTGTCCGGGCGGTCCCGGCTCCGAGTTTTCGAGTTCGCAGAGCTACACGGGCCACGAGCCGGCCGCCGCGCGCGGCGTCCAGAACGACTACGATCCCTACGGCCAAGTCACGCTTCGACTCAATCAACTGCGCGAGATCGGGCACCCAGTGGACAAGGTCGAGCTAATCGTGATGGGCGGGACGATGACCGCCCGGAGCCACGACTACCAAGAGTGGTTCGTCAAGCGGGCGCTCCAGGCGCTCAACGAGTTCGATCCCGACGCCGAGCCGACTCCCTCCGAGAGCGAGAGCTTCGCACAGGAGCCCGACGAGTACGACTTTCGCTATCTGGAAGACGTGATCGCCGACAACGAGACGGCGCGGGTTCGCAACATCGGGACGACCTTCGAGACGAAACCCGACTGGTGTGACCCCGAGCAGATCGACCGCATGCTCGATCTCGGCGGGACGAAAGTCGAGGTCGGCGTGCAGACCACGTATGATGAAATCAATCGCGCGATGCATCGCGGGCACGGCACACAGGCCTCCGTGAACGCGAACCGCCGGCTGCGGGACGCAGGGTTCAAGGTGGGCTTTCACATGATGCCCGGCCAGCCCGGGATGACGCGGGAGATGTGTATCGAGGACTTCCGCCGGCTGTTCGAGGAGAGCGAGTGGCGGCCGGACTATCTCAAGATCTACCCAATGCTGGTCGTGCGCGGGACGGCGACCTACGACATGTGGCGAAACGAGGAGTTCGAGCCGCTCGACAACGAGACGGCCGCCGAACTGGTCGCCGAGATCAAGTCGATGATACCCAAGTACGTCCGTCTCCAACGCGTCCAGCGCGACATCCCGGCGGACTTCATCGATGCGGGCGTCTGGAAGTCGAACCTCCGCCAGCTCGCGCGCCAGCGCATGGACGAACACGGCTGGGACTGTGACTGCATCCGCTGCCGCGAGGTCGGAATGAACGAGGAACCGCCCGAGAACGTCGAGCGCGACGTGCTGACCTACGAATCGGGCGGCGGCACCGAGCAGTTCATCAGCTACGAGGACCCCGACCGCGACCTGCTGGTGGGATTCTGTCGGCTGCGCTTCCTGAACGACCCCGTGCGCCGCGAGCTCGAAAACGCGGCCATCGTCCGCGAACTCCACGTCTACGGCCCGATGGTCCAGGTCGGCGACGAGAGCGCCGACTGGCAACACAGGGGCTACGGCGGGAAACTGCTTGACCACGCCGAGCGGATGGCCGCCGACGCCGGCTTCGACAAACTGAGCGTCATCAGCGGGATCGGCGCACGCGAGTACTACCGCAATCGGGGCTATCACCAGGACGGCCCGTACGTCTCGAAGCGATTGTAA
- a CDS encoding mRNA surveillance protein pelota, producing the protein MQINGRTRLEGERERWTLVPESLDDLWHLSYVLEPGDLVSGETTRRIQRDDDRMRDTGGEREPMSVTISVEDSEFHKFANRLRVSGTIESASREDQIGHHHTLNVEERAEVEIEKIWQPDQRERIEEAVEATENADVAIATVEEGAASIHTVAQYGAEEYASFTGPTGKGEYARERSELFAELASALSHLDVDAVLLAGPGFTKEDAKKYIERNAPELLDKLGATVDTSAIGDRGVHEVLKRGAVEEVQAETRIAEEAGKIDELTARIGQDAEATYGIEKVAEATEFGAVEELLVLDERLREERTDDGEWDVDVNEIIERVEQQGGSVTVFSSEFAPGDQLGSLGGIAALLRYRLE; encoded by the coding sequence ATGCAGATCAACGGCCGCACGCGACTCGAGGGCGAGCGCGAGCGCTGGACGCTCGTTCCCGAGAGTCTCGACGATCTCTGGCATCTCTCCTACGTGCTCGAACCCGGCGATCTCGTCTCGGGCGAGACCACCCGGCGCATCCAGCGCGACGACGATCGGATGCGCGACACCGGCGGCGAACGCGAGCCGATGTCGGTCACGATCAGCGTGGAGGACAGCGAGTTCCACAAGTTCGCCAACCGACTCCGCGTATCGGGCACGATCGAGTCGGCCTCGCGCGAGGACCAGATCGGCCATCACCACACGCTCAACGTCGAGGAGCGCGCGGAGGTCGAGATCGAGAAGATATGGCAGCCCGACCAGCGCGAGCGCATCGAAGAGGCCGTCGAGGCGACCGAGAACGCCGACGTGGCGATCGCCACCGTCGAGGAGGGTGCGGCCTCGATCCACACCGTCGCCCAGTACGGGGCCGAGGAGTACGCTTCTTTCACTGGCCCCACCGGAAAGGGCGAGTACGCCCGCGAGCGCTCCGAACTGTTCGCCGAGCTCGCGAGCGCGCTCTCACACCTCGACGTCGATGCGGTCTTGCTCGCCGGACCGGGATTCACCAAGGAGGACGCCAAGAAGTATATCGAGCGGAACGCACCCGAGCTGCTGGACAAACTCGGAGCGACCGTCGACACGAGCGCCATCGGCGATCGCGGCGTTCACGAGGTGCTCAAGCGCGGTGCGGTCGAGGAGGTCCAGGCCGAGACTCGCATCGCCGAGGAGGCCGGGAAGATCGACGAACTCACCGCCCGCATCGGGCAGGATGCGGAGGCCACCTACGGCATCGAGAAGGTCGCCGAGGCCACCGAGTTCGGGGCCGTGGAGGAGCTGCTCGTGCTCGACGAGCGCCTGCGCGAAGAACGCACCGACGATGGCGAGTGGGATGTCGACGTGAACGAGATCATCGAACGGGTCGAACAGCAGGGCGGTTCCGTCACCGTCTTTTCGAGCGAATTCGCGCCCGGCGATCAATTGGGCTCACTCGGCGGGATCGCGGCGCTGTTGCGTTATCGCCTGGAGTGA